In Anopheles arabiensis isolate DONGOLA chromosome 2, AaraD3, whole genome shotgun sequence, the genomic window TGTAGCCTTCCTTCAACCTGCAATCGGCGTAAGTTTGCTGGCTCTATTAAAAGATTGTTCACACACAATACTTCTCAGTCCAAGCACGCACACTCTACGCTCTTAAAATTCTCCTAATTGGAGCTAAACGTTACGTTTACGTTCCGTGGTATTGTCCTTAAACCCACACCTTACCACACCAACGCACGAGAACCAAagaggggggggagagggggggggctTAGGATTAGTTTAATTTCGCACACACGCCTAATTGTCATCAGTGTGGCGGGGTTTGTTGTTCGGGAAAAAGAAGCACCACCATCATAAAGACGCATTCCCGGTACAGGAACATTCCCCTCTGCACGCTTCTCTGCTTTTCGCCCAGGTTTGTGCAGGGTGGTAAAACTTTAAAACTAATCCATTTTGGGCAGGCGAGAGCAGCCCCGGTTTACGATTAGTGTAATTAGTTTCGCCATCATTCGCAGCTCGCCATGTCCTAAGCCGGTAACAGTGGCACAATTGCATTGACACACGGACTCTCCCGAGATTAGCCGAAAACCCCGAAATGGGACACTATGGGAcataaattttaaaccatATCACATAGTAAATTCccactctctgtctctctccttctctcttctctcctGTGCAGCCTTacttttatgtatttttagtgtgtgtgtgtccaaagAGTGCTGACCTTTGTTGCGTGCGTGTTGTGGTTGCGGTGTATCGTCATACCATCCATCCGCTGGACGAGTTCGAGTCTGTACCACTTGCAGCACGACCAGGACACGAACGATTTCCAAAAATCCCACTATTTTACGTGCTTGCGTGGTGATCAAGGGAGGCATAATGGTGACCCGagtttttgttccttcttttGGTTATTTGCATTAAATCCATGAGCAAATCATGAACAAATATGGTCTAAATGAAGCTGTATTGGATAAAGGGTGTACCGGAAGTGGCTACACAGTGCCAAATAATGTACTAAacttaaacaaataattataataaaaactaacaaaacaaaaaactaaattaaataaattcaagTACTAATAGCAGAAATTTATTACCAAACAAAGGTAATGAAGGCTCTGTCTCCGTTTTGAAACGACCAATAAAATGCTTCCAATCAGCTTCTATTACTTCCTTCGACAATGAACATCAGAACGCtaacaaacaataatattGACTTAAAGAATTAATTAACTATTACTATGCTAAGTAAGTCTTCATAGTCACACAAGCGTATCGGCACCAGCGCCTGTTGGCACAAATGGTAAGGCTGGTTGATGGTGGTTGTGGttaaatttcacatttttcctTCCAACCATCAAAGCGAACTGCCCAAGACGGTGCTAACGAAGTGCCCATCAGATCAAATGGATTGCTCCAACATCAAGAGGATCGAGTGTTGTCGGAATCAAACAGGTGTATTTTGTTACGATTTGCATTTCGTTGCGCTCGTTTGCGCTGGATGATGGACACGGTGTGACGCAACAGGGGTGATGATTGTTAAACGTCCTACACTATTTGATGGGGATAGCCCCAAGGGAGTGAAGAAAAATTACACTCCAGGTCAACTCGAGCTCTATTGCCTCGATGGTGGGCATTTGGGATCAAGCTTTGAGGGTAATTTTGTGCTAATTATAGATAAATAAGTAAACTAGAATGGCTCATTGTTCGTTTCTGACGTAGTCTGCTTTTGGAACATTCCCACAAACTGTTCACTAAAATGACATCAATTATTATAGAATAGAATTAAATAGGTCAGGTAAAgccagcggcggatctaacggtaggcggactaggcggccgcctggggccccgccgatttaggggccccgtagatcgccattctatagtatgccgtatggacagagtactagcgacaagggccccctgGAAGGATGGTcgatggggccccgaggctggtgaatcatttgcacccccccccccccccgtcaggAAAAATTTTgagtttgcgactgatgatcgaagggggccccgacggcatttcaagtttactgttcaatctcccaacagcaagTTTAGAGCCGCTACCACCCCCcaacaacatttaccatttacagagggcctcaactcgtcgttccgcctagggcccccaaTACCCTTGATCCGCCACTGGGTAAAGCAGTATAACAGTGATAGGAGATTATTTCAAtgtagttttatgttttacacaAAACCAGTTCTGAATGAAACTATAAATAGAATTAGATCCCTTTGCGCCAAAGCCTAACAACTGACGGCTAGTTGCAATACCATTCCGATTGTTCCGATCCTAAAAACTAAGTCGGGCCATTGATGCCATTCGCCATTGTAACCCCGAGGGCACCCATtgcagaaaaacacacaccagaaGGTGATTATCGCTACCTGTGAGACTTGTTAAATGAGCCGGCTAAACGACACCACTTCCAACTGGGCGGCAAGGTGCTGGCGTAACGGCAAGAAGTCAGGCAGGGCGGGATTGGTAATACGATCGCAAccgtgtgtgggggggggggagagagacCAGAAACTGTTTCCTGTTGGTGGCTAATTGTCAGGTGCTGTACGCTTCCTGACGCAGTACACCCACAGAAAGCCCACGTACGCAAAACACATGGGGCTTGTCAGAATCAATTCGCAATCGAACCGATTCCCGGCCAGAAATGGCCGTTTTGCAGCCGCTTTTTATCGTAATTAGGCTTCCCTATCCATTTTGGCGTAAATGGGGGGAACCAAATCGAAGGGAGTTTACAGATTCGATCGAAGCGAAGGATTAGAGTGATAGCTACTGGGTCGCAATGTGGCAACGAAGGCAGGAAGCACTTGTTTAAACATAATTCTACACACTACCTTTGATGTGCTACAGAGGCGCGGTTGAGtgggaaataataaaaacgatcCGAGAAAAACTAATCAACCCACCCTTCCACTGTAGGTACACAACattggtacacacacacacacgcgatgAGCTGGAGAAGCAAATATGAAgatttttactttaaattaaTACCTCGTTCGACGCTTCATTCGATCTGATTTTCCCCTTTCCGCAGCGACCAGCGCCTTTCCGGGCCATCATTATTATCCTGCTCGATTGGTTGCGGAAACAAGCGAACGGCATCAGCATGACCCGGCGAACGGTGCAACCTTTGGCGCGCGAGcagtcctcctcctcctcctcctccttcctcTTCTCTTGCATCAGCACCACCGTCGCGCTGGTCCTGTTCGGGGCGCTCGTCCTGGCGGCGGTAGCCGATGCTGACCCGATGGTGGATAGTGCCAGCAGCCTGTACGGCGATAACAAACGTAAGTCAGGGGATAgaacatgtgtttgtgtgtgtgtgtgggaatgcGTTTTTAATTCGCTACTTTGTGTCGATCGTTCGAGGGGGTGGTGTTGAGTGAGAGGGGATGAAGTACCGttcacaaacaacaaattccTTTTCAATCGGTTTTTACACCAGAGTTGGTGGTTCGATTGAATTGAGCAATGGGGAGCAATGGGAGAGGTACGCAAATCTCTTTAGCTTGTTTGTGTACCGCGAGCAATCCGCTATTAACCGCTTGATACTACGGCGCTTTGCTAAAACCTTTCAGGCCCTGCCAGTGTGTGTTCATAAATCGTTTCAATCAACGATAGAGTTAACGAAAGGCGAGTCTAGCCGATCGACAAGGGGACCCCAAAGGTATGGAGAGCTTGATTTATTTGCCACGCGATAAGCCGGTTTTTTATTGCACTAAGGTTTCGGCACGGATGGCCACGCTTGGCCGTTGTTGTACAGCGGTACACAGTTTGGGACACATTTTCGGTTGATGTCGTTTGGTTAAACGATGATTATATATTTATTGCATTACATTAGGCAAGATTATATTTGTTCTTGATGTAGGCAGCAatattttaaagcaatttgAAATTGGAGTAAAAAAGGAGCAACCATCTttcaacaatattttaaaattgaatccAAACATTGTAACCAAAAAGGCAAAGAAGCGGCTATGTAACCAAAACTACACTTTTACTTCTATAACCATACAATTGCATTATTATTTGTGAAAAAATACctaattttatgtttacaaGGTGTTTAACTTAAACCAATTCATCCATGTCAAGTCATCTTGCAAAATAAATGATTGAACATAGAGAACCATGTTTTTCATgtaagcatttaaaaaaaacctcaaatAAATTAGATTGTTCAACAAAACAGTTATTTTGATATTAATGAGCAAAACTTTGCCGGGATGGATATTTTACAGTTTCATTAGAGCTTTTGCCACTGTACCGCTGTACAAAAGCTTGCCAACACGGTAGCGTGGAGCAACCGAACAGGTACAAGAGGCTTTTTTTCTCACTGTTTGATTGCTCTTAAACTTAGATGCAATTTATACGCTTTGAGCTTTGAAACCGCAAAAGGAGCAATTAGAAACAATAactaataaatataataacgTCTTCTAATGGTTCCGCTCCGTGCCGATAGCTGACATCGCAGAAATCAACCAGCATGTAGGATTCGGGCATTAAACAAAGTCAAACAAAGTCTTATTAAATTACAGAAATGTATAGTATTATGTTGATATACTTACATGATGAATGTAACACCATCTGGTCAACACCGTTTGTtcaaaacatacatacactgtCGAAgacatttttgttctttcttcttGCGAGATGCAAAGAAAAGGATTGATACTGCACTTCGCTGGCGGTATCTGGTCTATAAAGGAGAATAGATATGTAagggcaaacaaacaagctcACCTGCAGGAATGCTCATGTTTGCTAGCTGTTGACGTTGATTTTCAATAATTGGCGATGGGACATACGATATTTGCACAAATGTATTCATTGCACTTTTGTTTCTCTCACTCTTACTGCCTTTTTTCCACCGCCCAGATGCAAGCGATAAGCGCCCATTCTTCGTCGGCAGCCGGTACGGGCGATCGCACGTGTACGGGGCGAAGGATATGCGACAAGTGAACGTGGTTCCGCGCAACGATCGCTTCTTCCTCGGCTCACGGTACGGCAAACGTTCCGACCTGACGAAGGAAATCGAATCCGACAACAATAATGGTATCGCCGAGCTGACCTATCTCGCTTGTCTGCATACGGGCGTCTCGAATCTGTACCGATGCTACAGGTAAGTTGCGTGCCGCGTTGGAAATATCCACTTAGTGAGAtaatcttttcttctttttctgtgtTACCATTTTAGTCGCGATTCATCTTCGAATGCACTACACCAGCAGGAAACGGAACAGttcgatcagcagcagcaggagcagcagcagcatcaacgcCAGTTCAACGACAATGCCGACCTGTCGGAAAAGTAATCAAAGTAACCGGCCGGTGCGATCAATGCAACCCCACACACCATAGCCTACTAAATGCCCGCGTCGGCTCGACGCGTTCATCTCACATTATACTTAATCTTCGCCTTTTCGCCATTTcttcacaacaaaaaagagcagcTGGATGGAGGATGGAATATTGATTTAAACGTGTTGCCAAatgtaaaataacaaaacacatacCCAAACGAGCAAATGTAACCTCAATCAAGGCGATGCAATCTGTACACttacacagcagcagcagcagtggcagcagcaacaagggGGAAGATATGAGAGCAATGCCAGGACGAAAGGGACCGAGAACATCCAAAagggttttagtttttttggcAGCATAACTGTACTGTTAGGACAATGGAGAGACTGGAGAAAGCGAACAAGCGGGAAAAAGGGATGGATAGCGGAAAGCACCATTGAGCAAGAACTAATGTGGTAGAGCGTACTCCCGGGTACACCGTCTGGGCGGGACACACTTTCCACAAAGGCTGGATAGTTGTTGCTCGATTGCTTTCGAACGGGGATGTTAAGCTGGGGGATTGCAGGCTTCAGTACCCCACCCAACCATGTCTATTACCGAAGTATTATCTATTCTAATAATAATTATGCTACTAGATAATATTGCGCACGGTACCACAGGTGCACATTCATGGGATAACGGAAGATACGTACGACAAAAAGCAAAGGAAGAGACagtgttttttcttcgattcctttttcccctttggggcacatacacatacaattCCGCTCGGATGTGTTTCGCCAAACTGAACCTACGGACAGTAAAAGGAGAAAACGTTGCAACGAGGCGCACCAAAGGACACGATGCAGCGGGCCCCCTCAGGAACCAATACATCGAGCAAAGTGCgggagaaggaaggaaagagagCGATGGTGGCGCATATTAATCGCACGGAACTGCATCACAAAACCGATAAAAACTACATTCAGAACCATGTTATCTCGTCTCGGCACTGTTCTTGTAAAATAGCATTatactgtaaaaaaataaaaataaaaaagtaattaGTGCTctggaaaatgaaacaaaaaaaagagagatagagaaaagaCCCTTCAAATGTAGTGCTGTTGGGTTGGGTTTCAATTTTGAGTGTTCAGATTTATTTGATCCTTTCGCGAGGCGTGAAAGATGAAACAGCGCGGCGTTATTCGATCATTTGGAAGGCGCACCAACTTGCGGCTTATTTGCAGTCCGACCCGCTTTGCCTCCTGCTCCAGGTAGCACATCCGATCGAGAAGGACCACATTTTCGCAGATTTTCTGTGCAAAGAAGTGTGATTGTATTAATTGAAGGAAACTCTTCGAACCATTTTTCCCAACCTACCTGTAGGCACATTTGCAAACACTCGACATATTCCGCCAGTCTGGGTCCATCAGATCCGTACCGGTCCAGCAGCGCGGTCAGCTTCTTCCGATGATGCACCGCCCAGGGCTGCTCTTGTGCCGTTCCACCCTCCCCAGCTTTTCGCAGCGTGAACTGTTGCAACACATTGTCCACCGTCGTTTGCTCCGGAATTTGCTTCAACTTGCCAACGCGCACCGATTCGCCCCCTCCAGAATGGCATCGATCAAACCCCGACGGAACATGGTACGACcgtgctgttgatgctgctcgACGGTGAGACTTTGCCAGCGTGCGGTCGTTTGTTGACAAGCGAGTCGCAAGAAAGATTTGCAAACTAGAGCCCGACTGCCATCAGCAACCATGCAGCGCAGTTCATCGCAGAGGGGAAAGTTTTTAAATCCAATTTCCCCATTCGGAGCGGAGGTTTCTTCGGGGAGCGTCTTCATCAGATGGTAGCAGCATGGCATGATGGTAATACTGCTACACCAGCCGCACTGCAGAAAACATTGGATGGCCGTAATGGACAGGTCGGCACATGCATGCAGACCCATTACGGCAGCACGGACGGTACTGGCTTTTGGTGCATTGAATCGGTTCGCCAATTCACGCTCGATTGAGGCAAAAGAATCATTCGTTATGAAATGCTGTATAAACTGCAGATCTTGCGTTGCGTCGGGAGTTTTATTGCACTGTTCGATTAAGGCAGCATTTCCATCGATTCCGAGCACTTTCACATCGAATAGCTCGTTGACGCGCTTTGTCAGTAGACCCTAAAAAGTACTTTTTCAGCTAAACATGTTGTGCGAGTCAATCATAATCATAGCTTCTTACCACACCACACCCGAAATCTACGTATACTTTCGGTGGGTCTTTTGAAACACATCGCAGCGATGCGATAAAACTGCTTAAGTTCGTCACTTCGTAGTGTTTCTTCTCGTTGTTAGTTATCCGTGGCTTTTCTCCGCGTTCGACAAACTCCTCGTACTCAACCTGAAGGGCTCGAACTTGTGACAAAAACTCTCGAAATGAactgcaccagctatcctgcgAAGATGACACAAATTTGCTCAAATTACAATCCTA contains:
- the LOC120895931 gene encoding RYamide neuropeptides, with protein sequence MTRRTVQPLAREQSSSSSSSFLFSCISTTVALVLFGALVLAAVADADPMVDSASSLYGDNKHASDKRPFFVGSRYGRSHVYGAKDMRQVNVVPRNDRFFLGSRYGKRSDLTKEIESDNNNGIAELTYLACLHTGVSNLYRCYSRDSSSNALHQQETEQFDQQQQEQQQHQRQFNDNADLSEK